In Silene latifolia isolate original U9 population chromosome X, ASM4854445v1, whole genome shotgun sequence, the following proteins share a genomic window:
- the LOC141622119 gene encoding flap endonuclease 1-A-like isoform X1 — protein sequence MGIKGLTKLLADNAPKCMKEQKFESYFGRKIAVDASMSIYQFLIVVGRTGTEMLTNEAGEVTSHLQGMFSRTIRLLEAGIKPVYVFDGKPPDLKKQELAKRYSKRADATEDLSAAIEEGDKEGIEKFSKRTVKVTKQHNDDCKKLLELMGVPVVEAPSEAEAQCAALCKNGKVYAVASEDMDSLTFGACRFLRHLMDPSSKKIPVMEFDMAKVLEELNLTMDQFIDLCILSGCDYCDNIKGIGGMTALKLIRQHGSIETILENLNKERYQIADDWPYQEARRLFKEPHVFPENEEPELKWSPPDEEGLVNFLVKENGFNIDRVTKAIEKIKAAKNKSSQGRMESFFKPVATDSVPIKRKDAKDAVKETANKKQKASGRKKK from the exons ATGGGAATCAAG ggtttaacgaagtTATTGGCGGATAATGCGCCAAAATGCATGAAAGAGCAGAAATTCGAGAGTTATTTCGGCCGTAAAATCGCTGTCGATGCCAGCATGAGcatttatcaatttctt ATTGTAGTGGGGAGAACTGGAACTGAGATGCTTACGAACGAGGCTGGTGAAGTCACTAG TCATTTGCAGGGGATGTTCTCACGAACCATTAGGCTTCTTGAAGCAGGGATAAAACCTGT CTACGTGTTTGATGGAAAGCCTCCTGATTTGAAGAAACAAGAACTTGCAAAACG GTACTCCAAACGAGCTGATGCAACTGAGGATTTATCTGCAGCCATAGAG GAAGGAGATAAAGAAGGAATCGAAAAATTCAGTAAACGAACCGTAAAA GTGACAAAACAGCACAATGATGACTGTAAGAAACTACTGGAATTAATGGGAGTGCCTGTGGTTGAG GCTCCTTCTGAAGCTGAGGCACAATGTGCTGCACTTTGCAAGAATGGAAAA GTTTATGCAGTGGCGTCCGAAGATATGGATTCTCTGACCTTTGGGGCTTGTAGATTTCTTCGTCATTTGATGGATCCTAGCTCAAAGAAAATTCCAGTTATGGAATTTGATATGGCTAAG GTCTTGGAGGAGCTGAACCTCACAATGGATCAATTCATCGACTTGTGCATTCTTTCTGGCTGTGATTACTGTGACAACATTAAAG GAATTGGTGGAATGACTGCATTGAAGCTCATTCGACAACATGGCTCTATAGAAACTATATTAGAGAACTTAAACAAAGAGAG ATATCAAATAGCTGATGACTGGCCTTATCAAGAGGCCAGGCGCCTATTTAAAGAGCCTCATGTCTTTCCTGAAAATGAGGAACCTGAGCTGAAGTGGAGCCCTCCTGATGAAGAG GGTCTGGTGAACTTTCTTGTCAAGGAAAATGGCTTCAATATTGATAGAGTGACAAAG GCGATAGAAAAAATTAAAGCAGCAAAAAATAAATCATCCCAGGGACG GATGGAATCGTTCTTCAAGCCCGTTGCTACAGATTCTGTTCCTATTAAAAGAAAG GATGCAAAGGATGCTGTGAAGGAAACAGCTAACAAAAAACAGAAGGCCAGTGGTAGGAAGAAGAAGTGA
- the LOC141622119 gene encoding flap endonuclease 1-like isoform X2, with translation MGIKGLTKLLADNAPKCMKEQKFESYFGRKIAVDASMSIYQFLIVVGRTGTEMLTNEAGEVTSHLQGMFSRTIRLLEAGIKPVYVFDGKPPDLKKQELAKRYSKRADATEDLSAAIEEGDKEGIEKFSKRTVKVTKQHNDDCKKLLELMGVPVVEAPSEAEAQCAALCKNGKVYAVASEDMDSLTFGACRFLRHLMDPSSKKIPVMEFDMAKVLEELNLTMDQFIDLCILSGCDYCDNIKGIGGMTALKLIRQHGSIETILENLNKERYQIADDWPYQEARRLFKEPHVFPENEEPELKWSPPDEEGLVNFLVKENGFNIDRVTKAIEKIKAAKNKSSQGRMESFFKPVATDSVPIKRKNFYVMGGFVT, from the exons ATGGGAATCAAG ggtttaacgaagtTATTGGCGGATAATGCGCCAAAATGCATGAAAGAGCAGAAATTCGAGAGTTATTTCGGCCGTAAAATCGCTGTCGATGCCAGCATGAGcatttatcaatttctt ATTGTAGTGGGGAGAACTGGAACTGAGATGCTTACGAACGAGGCTGGTGAAGTCACTAG TCATTTGCAGGGGATGTTCTCACGAACCATTAGGCTTCTTGAAGCAGGGATAAAACCTGT CTACGTGTTTGATGGAAAGCCTCCTGATTTGAAGAAACAAGAACTTGCAAAACG GTACTCCAAACGAGCTGATGCAACTGAGGATTTATCTGCAGCCATAGAG GAAGGAGATAAAGAAGGAATCGAAAAATTCAGTAAACGAACCGTAAAA GTGACAAAACAGCACAATGATGACTGTAAGAAACTACTGGAATTAATGGGAGTGCCTGTGGTTGAG GCTCCTTCTGAAGCTGAGGCACAATGTGCTGCACTTTGCAAGAATGGAAAA GTTTATGCAGTGGCGTCCGAAGATATGGATTCTCTGACCTTTGGGGCTTGTAGATTTCTTCGTCATTTGATGGATCCTAGCTCAAAGAAAATTCCAGTTATGGAATTTGATATGGCTAAG GTCTTGGAGGAGCTGAACCTCACAATGGATCAATTCATCGACTTGTGCATTCTTTCTGGCTGTGATTACTGTGACAACATTAAAG GAATTGGTGGAATGACTGCATTGAAGCTCATTCGACAACATGGCTCTATAGAAACTATATTAGAGAACTTAAACAAAGAGAG ATATCAAATAGCTGATGACTGGCCTTATCAAGAGGCCAGGCGCCTATTTAAAGAGCCTCATGTCTTTCCTGAAAATGAGGAACCTGAGCTGAAGTGGAGCCCTCCTGATGAAGAG GGTCTGGTGAACTTTCTTGTCAAGGAAAATGGCTTCAATATTGATAGAGTGACAAAG GCGATAGAAAAAATTAAAGCAGCAAAAAATAAATCATCCCAGGGACG GATGGAATCGTTCTTCAAGCCCGTTGCTACAGATTCTGTTCCTATTAAAAGAAAG AATTTCTATGTAATGGGTGGCTTCGTCACTTAG